In the Hordeum vulgare subsp. vulgare chromosome 7H, MorexV3_pseudomolecules_assembly, whole genome shotgun sequence genome, one interval contains:
- the LOC123410604 gene encoding E3 ubiquitin-protein ligase WAV3-like: MAFNDDEKPPASNVGSTKGLVTITTPTYSKDAAALTADEVTAVVELNATSSTAVREGLDLVVVLDVSGSMRGEKLQSMKRAMQFVIMKLTPVDRLSVVSFSSSATRHCPLRSVTQQAQTDLKAIVDGLVANGGTNIKAGLDTALAVIAGRATTKARTPNVFLMSDGQQTDGDARQVDPGNVAVYTFGFGKDADHALLSDIAKKSPGGTFNSVPDGGNVSAPFSQLLGGLLTIVAQDVQLTLTPKTDDPRDLDTMTVAPGTDYTQTTDGDGVITIKFGTLFSGETRKVAVNFTLLESSDTDDYDAPLAEAQHSYTVQGAVQNQTPQDILINRTANPPAEDAVSGKARTVLAEMARRQHAGAIGEAREMADGKKLEDARYKLSDAQNALEDIVLNDGEKLVGMLRAELQQLLDLMETQELYEAEGRPYALASETSHGRQRYAARGGDMDAVRLFATPRMDTYLEQAKKFEEDPTAPLPSADDDVKEEMAANPIAAISAPIAFYIRVAIQALQEIEQLVAPSTK; encoded by the coding sequence ATGGCGTTCAACGACGACGAGAAGCCTCCTGCTTCTAATGTTGGCAGTACCAAGGGCCTGGTGACGATCACCACGCCGACGTATAGCAAGGACGCGGCGGCCCTGACGGCGGACGAGgtgacggcggtggtggagctgAACGCCACCTCGTCGACGGCCGTCCGGGAAGGGCTGGATCTGGTGGTGGTGCTGGACGTGAGCGGCAGCATGCGGGGCGAGAAGCTCCAGAGCATGAAGAGGGCGATGCAGTTCGTCATCATGAAGCTCACCCCCGTCGACCGCCTCTCCGTCGTCTCCTTCTCCAGCTCCGCCACCAGGCACTGCCCGCTCCGCTCCGTCACGCAGCAAGCCCAGACCGACCTCAAAGCCATCGTGGACGGCCTTGTCGCCAACGGCGGGACCAACATCAAGGCCGGCTTGGACACCGCCCTGGCCGTCATCGCCGGCCGCGCCACCACCAAAGCGCGCACGCCCAACGTCTTCCTCATGTCCGACGGCCAGCAGACCGACGGCGACGCCAGGCAAGTCGATCCCGGGAACGTGGCGGTCTACACGTTCGGCTTCGGCAAGGACGCCGACCACGCCCTGCTCAGCGACATCGCCAAGAAGTCCCCCGGCGGGACGTTCAACTCGGTGCCGGACGGCGGGAACGTGAGCGCCCCCTTCTCACAGCTCCTCGGCGGGCTCCTGACCATCGTCGCGCAGGACGTGCAGCTCACGCTCACGCCCAAGACGGACGACCCACGGGACCTGGACACCATGACGGTGGCGCCCGGCACCGACTACACGCAGACCACCGACGGCGacggcgtcatcaccatcaagTTCGGCACCCTCTTCAGCGGCGAGACCCGCAAGGTGGCCGTCAACTTCACGCTCCTGGAGAGCAGCGACACGGACGATTACGACGCGCCGCTGGCGGAGGCGCAGCACAGCTACACGGTGCAGGGTGCCGTGCAGAACCAGACCCCGCAGGACATCCTCATCAACCGCACCGCGAACCCGCCCGCTGAGGACGCGGTGAGCGGCAAGGCGCGGACGGTGCTGGCGGAGATGGCACGTCGGCAGCACGCCGGCGCGATCGGCGAGGCCCGGGAGATGGCGGACGGGAAGAAGCTGGAGGACGCGCGGTACAAGCTGTCGGACGCTCAGAACGCGCTGGAGGACATCGTGCTGAACGACGGCGAGAAGCTGGTGGGCATGCTCCGGGCGGAGCTGCAGCAGCTCCTGGACCTGATGGAGACGCAGGAGCTGTACGAGGCGGAGGGCCGGCCGTACGCGCTGGCCTCCGAGACGTCGCACGGCCGGCAGCGGTACGCGGCCAGGGGCGGCGACATGGACGCCGTCCGGCTGTTCGCCACGCCGCGCATGGACACCTACCTGGAGCAGGCCAAGAAGTTCGAAGAGGACCCCACTGCGCCGCTGCCGTCGGCGGACGACGACGTCAAGGAGGAGATGGCCGCCAACCCGATCGCCGCCATCTCGGCTCCCATCGCATTCTACATCAGGGTCGCCATCCAGGCGCTGCAGGAGATCGAGCAGCTCGTCGCCCCGTCCACCAAATAA